DNA sequence from the Dehalococcoidia bacterium genome:
TGACTCGCACTCTAGATAATGCCACCACCGCGGCAGTGTACCGATAAGGGGGTATTATTGCTGACCAGCCAAAAGCCTGACCCGGCAACACGATGGTGATGGAAATGCGCAATCCCTTGCTGAGCTCAGATTGAACAGCCACCTGGCCATCCTCGATCAAGTAGAGTCTTTTCGCCTCATCCCCCTCAGAGCAGATGAGATCGCCCTGTTCATAGATCCGGATTTTCCCCAGTCCGGAAATCCGGCCCCGCTGCTCTAGACTCAGCCCACTCATGATTTGAGCTATGGGAACAGCTTCCATAGCGGCTAATCCCGGTCTGGGTTTAGCTTCCGGTGTCGCCTTAGATTCCTGGGGCCCTGAGGTGATGAGGCTCAATGTAGCGCCTACCAGAAGAGGGTCCAGGTTATTCTCTCCTCCGCATTCCGGTCGATAGCAGGTGACATTATTGAAAGCGCAGGATAGACGGCAGCCTGGACAGGCATCCGGGGGCTGGGCCCCCTGAAAGTAATAGCCACAACTCGTACACATCCAGTGGGCCATGGCATACCTCCTCAAAATTGACAATCCATTTGGATGTCCTCGAGCGGATGGTCATTCCAATACTAAAAGTATCACTCTGAATAGGCAACGGGACACTGCATCTCACATTTCCCGAAACAGCTCCCTATGGCTGATGAACCACAGTAACTCTGATCTGGCGCGGTTCCAGATGCTGGCTCAATCTCTCAACCAACTCTCCGTTACTGTCGCGGATAATGACCTCCAGCGGCATCTGTCCGGGAAGCGAGTGGGTGGCACATGCCATACAGGGATCATAAGCGCGAAACGCCATCTCTACCATATTCAGCAAGCCTTCGCTCACTGCCGAACCTTTCTTGAACAGCCCCTGGGCGGCCTTCTTGACGGACATGTGCATCGCGGGATAGTTGTGCGCCGTGGCTACGATCAGATTCACTCCGGTCACAAGTCCTTTCTCATCCGTCTGATAGTGATGAATCAGAGTGCCACGAGGCGCTTCCACAATGCCAACGCCTTCCCTGGGAATGGCAGTGGGAATGGTGCGAACATTGGGACTGGTGATCTCCTTATCCCGGCAAAGCTCAAGCATCCGCTCCGCCGCATAGACTAATTCCACCAGCCGGGCCCAATGCATTGCCAGAGTGGCATGAACTGGCTTGCCTCCGAGTGTGGTGAACATCTTCTCGTATTCTTCCTGGGCCAGCGGTGTAGCCATCCCATCGGCTGCGTTGAGCCGTGCCAGAGGCGCCACTCGATAGATACCGCTATCTTTTCCCTCCACAAACCCTTTCCACCCCACCGGTTTCAGGAACGGAAATTTGAGATACGTCCAGGGCTCGGTATGCTCGGCAATATAATCGAGATACTGCGACGGCTTGAACTTGACCACCTCCTTGCCCTGTCCGTCCACCACACGAACATCCCCATCGTAGAAATTGACTTTGTTATTAGCGTCCACAAGGCCCATGTAGTAGCTCTTCATGGTGTAAACGTTACCCAGGATCAAGTCAAGGTACTGCTTGTTGGCAAGCACAACGTCATTGAAGACCTTCAGGCTGAACTTGGCGAACTCCACGCACGATTTGGCCTTTTCCTCAAAGTCCTTTCGCTGTTCCTCGGTGATGGCCTTGCTCATACCGCCGGGAATGCCGCCGATAGGATGCGTCGCCTTTCCGGCAATCGAGGTCTGAATATCCTGGGCATAGGCACGGTGTTTGATCACTTCTCCCCCAACCTCCAGTCCCACCTTGCCGATCACGCCCAAGATATTGCGCTCGGCAGGATCGGCCATCGGCCTGACCACAAAATCAGGGGCAGCCAGCGCATAGAAGTGCGCGATGTGCGAGTGAATCATGTGGGCGCAGTAGAACAACTCCCTCAGCTTCTTACCCGCCGGAGGAGGTTTGACACTGTACACGGCGTCTGTGGCCTTACACGAGGCCATATGATGCGCGCCCGGTCAGACCCCGCAGATGCGAGGCACAATCCGGGGCAGTTCCTCCACCGGCCTCCCTTCACAAAACTTCTCGAACCCTCTCAGTTCCGGTATCTGAAAATAGGTGTTGGCCACTTCGCCATCGCCATTGAGAAAGATTTCGATCTTGCCGTGGCCTTCCAACCGGGTTATGGGATCAATGCTGATCTTTTTCATCTTGCACCAACCTCCAGCGGCGACTTGCGGCGTTTATGGTACAGCAACGAGCTGGACATGCCGAACCGGTAGAGGGTGCCTGCCGGATCCAGCATCTCACTCAGCATCCGGGCAATCTCTTCATCTTCATCGGCTTTGTAGATAGAGGTCAGGGCGCTGAGCATCTTGGCCCCCTGATCGACTACGCCCGCAGGAGGGCCGAAGCAGCCGCGGCAGGGCATGTTCACCTTAATGCACTGCAAGCCGCAGCCTGCACGGGTGGCCGGGCCGATACAGATCAACCCCTGTTCCAAGAGGCACTTTTCCGGATCGGGGATGATCTCGTGGGTTCTGTATATCCGGGATATCTTCTTCTCCTCTTTTTTCCGGTTGCACTCGTCGCATTGAGTCTTTTCCGAGGCGATCACCGCGCCCGGGGGCGGCAGGCTGTTGGTAGCCAGCGCGTCCACGACCTTCAAAATGAGATCGACAGTGGGCGGACATCCGGGCATGAAGTACTACTCTACGGGTACCACCTGTTCCAGAGTCATCACGTCCTCATAGAGTCTGGGCAATGTCAGCTCCCCTTCGGCAACATTTGTCTCAGTTTGAGGAAAAGCCCTGCCGGGATTTACACTTGAAGGCGTCGTGAGATAGACTCTCTCCATGATTTCGGAAAGGGAGGTCAGATTGGCTAGTGCCGGTATGCCGCCGAAACAAGCGCAGGAGCCGAAGGCCACCAAAACTTTCGACTTGTCTCGAAGCAATCTGGCGATGTGTTCCTGCTCCGAATTCCTGATGCCGCCATTGAAAAGGCAGACGTCAATCGATTTGTCCGCCATCGCCTCCACGTGGTGATACTTGAAGTCCATGGCTACCGGCCAGAACACGATATCGGCAAGATTGGCCACATCGATGATCTTCTCGTTGATATCGAGCACAGCCACGTCACACCCTCCGCAGGCAGCAGACCAGTAAAGCGCCAGCTTCATTTTAGCCATGATGACCCCCTCCTGCCACAGAGACAGCCAGTTCCGGGACACTCTGTTTTTTCATCCCGCTCGCCAGTTCTTCTTTGATGGGAAGATGCCCGAGCTTTTGGATCTGCGTGGTGAACTCGTTGATGATCGAGGCGAACCGTTCGCCTTCGGCAGCCGAAACCCAGTCCAGACGCAGCCGCTCCGGTTCTATGCCGAACTGTTCCAGCAATTTCTTGAGCACCGGTATGCGCCGGGCGGCTTTATAGTTTCCTTCCGCATAATGACAATCGCCGGGGTGACATCCGCAGACCAGCACACCATCCGCCCCGAGCTGGAACGCCTTGAGGATGAAGCTGGGGTCGATCCGTCCGCTGCACATCACCCGGATCACATCCACGTTCGTCGGGTATTTGAGGCGTGAAGTTCCGGCCATGTCCGCTCCGCCATAGGCGCACCAGTTGCACATGAAACCGATGATTCTGGGCTCAAAAAGATCAGCCATAGCTCCTCCCTATGTCGCCAATACGCCCTCGATCTGGGCAAAGATTTGCCGATCGCTGAAGTGCTTGGCCGTGATTGCTCCGGAAGGACACGCAGCGGCACATACGCCGCAACCCTTGCAAAGAGCGGGATTGATCTCCGATACGCCATCGGCGTTCACCCTGATGGCGGAGTAAGGACAAAGAGAGACACAGACGAGACAGGCCGCGCACCGATCGGGATCGACCTGACAGATCAGAGGTTCGATGGATACCTTACCCCGAGCCAGCAGGGAAAGGACTTCAGCCGCAGCTGCACCGGCGTGGGCCACGGTATCCGGGATATCCCAGGGCGCCTGACAGGTTCCGGCGAAGAAAATCCCCTCGGTGTTGGAGTTGAACGGCCTCAACTTGGGATGGGATTCCAGGAAGAAGCCGTGCCGGTCGCGGGTGACGTGGAAGGTTCTGGCCACCTTTTCACTATCGGTACGCGGCGTCATACCGGTACTCAGGATCACCATGTCCACGGGTAAAGTGATAGGACGGCCCAAGCCCGTATCCTCGGCTTTGACCACCAGCTTATTACCCTGCATCAGCACCTCAGCACCCCTTCCTCTGATGAAGAGCACGCCCTCGCGTTGCACTCGCTCATAGAACTCTTCGTATCCCTTCCCAAAGGCACGAATATCAATGTACAGCTCATACACATCGGCGCCGGTCTTCTCTTTTACCAGATGAGCCTGTTTCATGGCATGCATACAGCACACCCGGGAACAGTAGGAATTGGTGTGATAGTCGCGGCTGCCTACGCAGTGAATGATCGCCACGGACTCAGGCGTCCTCCCATCAGACAGAAGCACCTTGCCACCCGTCGGTCCGCTCGCCGAACAGAGGCGTTCAAACTCCATGCTTTCGATGATATTGGGGAACCGTCCGTAGTTGTATTGCGGCACCAGATTCGCCTGGAAGAAATCATGTCCTGTGGCCAGTAGAATGGCGCCTACTTCCAGGTCGAGTTCTTCCTCTTTCATATCGTGATGGATGCACTTGGGCAAACAGACCGACTCGCACTGCCGGCATTCGGAACAGACCGCACAACTAAGACAGCGCGCGGCCTCCGCAATAGCCATTTCTTCAGTGAAGCCCAGGTCCACTTCATTAAGGCTGGACTTCCTCTCCATGGGCTGAAGCTGGGGCATCTTCTGGCGCGGTGCCTCACGGATGTCAGACGGAATAGATACTTTGATATCCGATGCTTTGAGCGTCTCCTTCACTCGGCCCTCTTTGAGGTTTTCGCCCCGGAGGTATCGGTCGATGGAGACCGCCGCCCTCTTCCCGCTGGCGATGGCCTCGATAACGGTTCCGGCTCCGGTGGCCACATCGCCTCCGGCGAATATCCCCGGCACTCCGGTAGCCAGGGTGGAGAGATCGACGGCGATAGCGTTCTGTCCCGCCGTAGCCAGGCCCTTAGCGGCGGAGAATATCTGCGGGTCCGGCATCTGACCGATGGCCTCGATCACCGTATCGATATCCATGCGGTATTCCGACCCGGCAATCGGTTGGGGGATACCCCTTCCGCTCCTGTCCTTCCCTTTCAGTTCATTGCGGACACATTCAAGGCCAACCACTTTGTTGTTCTGCCCCACTATCCGGATGGGAACGGTCAGACAATGCAGGCGGATTCCTTCGGTCTCGGCGGCTTCCACCTCTTCATCAATAGCGGGCATGTCTTTCCTTCCGCGCCGGTACAGAATATGCACCTCCTCAGCTCCCTTGCGGAGGGCCATCCGGGCAGCATCGATGGCGGAATTCCCGCCACCGATAACTGCCACCTTCCTGCCCACCCTCACTTCCTGCCCCAGGTTCGCCATT
Encoded proteins:
- a CDS encoding FAD-dependent oxidoreductase, whose product is MNDNGVKIGVYVCQCGINIASTVDVETVRAFASTLDKVAVARQNQFMCSEPGQEMIKKDIRELGLNRVVVASCSPRMHEVTFQGVLRDTGINPYYFEMANIREQCSWITTDTVAATEKAKRLVRGAVARVAWQEALVSREVPVIPKALIVGGGIAGIQAALSIADAGYHVYLVEKDASIGGRMAQLDKTFPTLDCSACILTPKMVSVGRHPNITLLSYSDVTDVSGYVGNFKVKVKTKPRYVTLGACTGCGECTKVCPVEVPSEFDMTLGKRKAIYRPFAQAVPSTFVIDKRESPCKLTCPAHIKVQGYVALIGQGKFKEAHNLIKEDIAFPSVCGRVCPHPCESECRRKDVDQPIAIAALKRFAADHGREDAPPVPVERTRKEKVAIVGAGPAGLSAAYDLVRMGYGVIVFESMPVAGGMLAWGIPEYRLPKDELNKEINDILGLGVELKLNARVDDVESLLTGDYQAVFIATGTPLGQKMKVPGEEMEGVYDAIDFLRMANLGQEVRVGRKVAVIGGGNSAIDAARMALRKGAEEVHILYRRGRKDMPAIDEEVEAAETEGIRLHCLTVPIRIVGQNNKVVGLECVRNELKGKDRSGRGIPQPIAGSEYRMDIDTVIEAIGQMPDPQIFSAAKGLATAGQNAIAVDLSTLATGVPGIFAGGDVATGAGTVIEAIASGKRAAVSIDRYLRGENLKEGRVKETLKASDIKVSIPSDIREAPRQKMPQLQPMERKSSLNEVDLGFTEEMAIAEAARCLSCAVCSECRQCESVCLPKCIHHDMKEEELDLEVGAILLATGHDFFQANLVPQYNYGRFPNIIESMEFERLCSASGPTGGKVLLSDGRTPESVAIIHCVGSRDYHTNSYCSRVCCMHAMKQAHLVKEKTGADVYELYIDIRAFGKGYEEFYERVQREGVLFIRGRGAEVLMQGNKLVVKAEDTGLGRPITLPVDMVILSTGMTPRTDSEKVARTFHVTRDRHGFFLESHPKLRPFNSNTEGIFFAGTCQAPWDIPDTVAHAGAAAAEVLSLLARGKVSIEPLICQVDPDRCAACLVCVSLCPYSAIRVNADGVSEINPALCKGCGVCAAACPSGAITAKHFSDRQIFAQIEGVLAT
- a CDS encoding Ni/Fe hydrogenase subunit alpha, which produces MKKISIDPITRLEGHGKIEIFLNGDGEVANTYFQIPELRGFEKFCEGRPVEELPRIVPRICGVUPGAHHMASCKATDAVYSVKPPPAGKKLRELFYCAHMIHSHIAHFYALAAPDFVVRPMADPAERNILGVIGKVGLEVGGEVIKHRAYAQDIQTSIAGKATHPIGGIPGGMSKAITEEQRKDFEEKAKSCVEFAKFSLKVFNDVVLANKQYLDLILGNVYTMKSYYMGLVDANNKVNFYDGDVRVVDGQGKEVVKFKPSQYLDYIAEHTEPWTYLKFPFLKPVGWKGFVEGKDSGIYRVAPLARLNAADGMATPLAQEEYEKMFTTLGGKPVHATLAMHWARLVELVYAAERMLELCRDKEITSPNVRTIPTAIPREGVGIVEAPRGTLIHHYQTDEKGLVTGVNLIVATAHNYPAMHMSVKKAAQGLFKKGSAVSEGLLNMVEMAFRAYDPCMACATHSLPGQMPLEVIIRDSNGELVERLSQHLEPRQIRVTVVHQP
- a CDS encoding cyclic nucleotide-binding domain-containing protein, giving the protein MAHWMCTSCGYYFQGAQPPDACPGCRLSCAFNNVTCYRPECGGENNLDPLLVGATLSLITSGPQESKATPEAKPRPGLAAMEAVPIAQIMSGLSLEQRGRISGLGKIRIYEQGDLICSEGDEAKRLYLIEDGQVAVQSELSKGLRISITIVLPGQAFGWSAIIPPYRYTAAVVALSRVRVIAIERDALLAFMRDHPTEGLTFMQNVAGIIASRLRNVAQELAGLIQQGTR
- a CDS encoding hydrogenase iron-sulfur subunit, whose translation is MADLFEPRIIGFMCNWCAYGGADMAGTSRLKYPTNVDVIRVMCSGRIDPSFILKAFQLGADGVLVCGCHPGDCHYAEGNYKAARRIPVLKKLLEQFGIEPERLRLDWVSAAEGERFASIINEFTTQIQKLGHLPIKEELASGMKKQSVPELAVSVAGGGHHG